The proteins below are encoded in one region of Coffea arabica cultivar ET-39 chromosome 4c, Coffea Arabica ET-39 HiFi, whole genome shotgun sequence:
- the LOC113738473 gene encoding uncharacterized protein: protein MGVDYYNILKVNRNASDEDLKKAYRRLAMIWHPDKNPTSNKQEAEAKFKQISEAYDVLSDPQKRQIYDLYGEEALKSGQVPPPPRGSGLYANRPHHHHHNQQQHPNPSFRFNPRDADDIYAELFGNETNAGGGGGGGSSSGRSGGAGRENASNNGYFFRSTTMGGSSSGAGNAGGGVGTSGGGGMRKEAPVETVLMCSLEELYKGSVKKLKISRRIIDRAGKFRNLEEILTVDIKPGWKKGTKITFPEKGNQEPGVIPADLVFVVDEKPHSIYVRDGNDLVANQEITLLESLTGKNLELTTLDGRNLLIPLTEIVKPGYEVTIPDEGMPISKDPRKKGNLRIKIDVKYPSRLSEAQKAELRRVLGPSS, encoded by the exons ATGGGGGTGGATTATTACAATATATTGAAGGTAAATCGCAATGCAAGCGACGAGGATTTGAAGAAAGCGTACAGGCGATTAGCAATGATATGGCATCCCGACAAGAACCCTACCAGCAACAAGCAAGAAGCCGAGGCCAAATTCAAGCAAATTTCCGAAGCTTACGATGTTTTAAGCGACCCCCAGAAGCGGCAGATCTATGATCTTTACGGTGAAGAAGCCCTCAAATCCGGTCAAGTTCCTCCGCCGCCTCGTGGCAGTGGGCTCTATGCTAATAGgccccaccaccaccaccataaCCAGCAGCAGCATCCCAACCCGTCTTTCCGGTTTAATCCTCGGGATGCTGATGACATATATGCTGAACTGTTTGGGAATGAGACTAATGCTGGTGGTGGCGGTGGCGGTGGGAGTAGTAGCGGGAGGAGCGGTGGGGCTGGGAGGGAAAATGCTAGTAATAATGGGTATTTCTTTAGGAGTACTACAATGGGTGGCAGCAGCAGCGGGGCTGGAAATGCCGGTGGCGGAGTGGGGACTTCTGGAGGTGGTGGGATGAGGAAGGAGGCCCCGGTGGAGACTGTTTTGATGTGTAGTTTGGAGGAGTTGTACAAAGGGTCTGTCAAAAAGCTGAAGATATCGAGGAGGATAATCGATCGGGCAGG TAAGTTTCGAAATCTGGAGGAGATCTTGACTGTTGATATAAAGCCTGGTTGGAAGAAGGGAACAAAAATAACTTTCCCTGAGAAGGGTAACCAGGAACCTGGTGTCATTCCAGCAGATCTTGTTTTTGTGGTTGATGAAAAGCCTCATTCTATTTATGTGAGGGATGGTAATGATCTAGTCGCTAATCAGGAGATAACTCTTCTGGAGTCCCTCACGGGAAAGAATCTGGAATTGACAACACTGGATGGTAGGAACCTCTTGATTCCGTTAACTGAGATCGTGAAACCAGGCTATGAGGTGACTATCCCTGATGAAGGGATGCCAATCTCAAAGGATCCTAGGAAGAAGGGAAATCTGAGGATCAAGATTGATGTTAAGTATCCATCAAGACTTTCAGAAGCACAGAAAGCTGAATTGAGGAGAGTTTTGGGGCCCAGCTCATGA